The following coding sequences lie in one Montipora foliosa isolate CH-2021 chromosome 11, ASM3666993v2, whole genome shotgun sequence genomic window:
- the LOC137976488 gene encoding ribonucleases P/MRP protein subunit POP1-like isoform X1 gives MAASSSAEGKAGRGRKRKRPDIPGFTSSVRSTPSVVSKAPRGIKVEEFAESRAFEIHNMVEAIKAADRSSGKRLFQTLPRHMRRRAMSHNVKRMPARLRYRATLEMKNTGNKTQKTGEGAKKKSRRWRRKPKNLLEEYARRQRKHAWLETHIWHAKRMRMIDTWGYRLADHPNDKGFRACYRAVKNHSLLQDISFHGCIEVIGVQSKIIQAMSHLTSQDAGLTMGAKWYKNGSRQGNVILYKFDKYPYGALGPVSFLWRQTQETESCTPGDTEMKEENVDESKAPKRNIANVNGEISERGRDSQLWIWAHPASFQLVFDAITEACCYVGKTSVKRDCKIAVECQRDGVDKPEESVAEESLANDGEHAELSVASLRFDLVKFRLTGPQSHALLASTLTLLQANPSGKMHKESSRCDRDDRVKNTLFSNRCCDTEGVAKTLASNVLWESLKQASSAAVLPPGCVIGLTVRDPRLDLPVMKLSISDATEEINSEEAFSNVDEAENTLGTKNKKPCFEDILTHWPTDVAGSHIWDEQVRAEVKEAKIPEHELNRKRSELLVPGSLLALSEEEISHIPLLLVQLPGCREDHHGYADFISGYGSGWDIILPAGWAMPFWIALVYRGARAGGLQEAHALALEQGVPFFPNDFPDTPAGEAFNSKLNDDGEARHNRCPPAKRPNYDKLGMKCPYGPPWRELVDEWSCCVDKSSGERREAQKSAKATSVVASKIEDSADQLCALGGTSKETTSQSAEADVNKGGPQIGGPSVQPLYAMRSQSKLSTLRNFAARCQQRQLSGVNRHKLALDDSTLTCIVNSHQNALVGVFLRMTNRSVPEPNSSVAIPAQKDTSSLVACKSYAGPVEPLQKGSRVQSDKKTLRNSCSREIIGFVSSGHYCFSRGCGCGVAFCALPGLAKLLMSSRSSGGPLVLVRGPGTQQYRFAHFTIL, from the exons ATGGCAGCATCATCAAGTGCTGAGGGTAAAGCTGGTCgaggaaggaaaagaaaaaggccTGACATCCCTGGGTTCACGTCATCCGTGCGTTCTACGCCTTCTGTTGTCTCTAAAGCGCCGAGAGGAATTAAGGTCGAAGAATTCGCCGAATCTCGCGCATTTGAAATTCACAACATGGTAGAAGCTATCAAAGCGGCGGATAGATCTAGTGGCAAGCGCTTGTTTCAGACGCTTCCCAGACACATGAGAAGACGAGCTATGAGCCATAATGTCAAGAGAATGCCTGCTCGTCTTCGATACCGTGCGACGTTGGAG ATGAAAAACACAGGCAACAAAACTCAGAAAACTGGGGAAGGAGCAAAGAAGAAAAGCAGACGCTGGCGTCGCAAGCCCAAAAACCTGCTTGAAGAGTATGCCCGCCGACAGCGGAAGCATGCCTGGTTAGAGACGCATATTTGGCATGCAAAGAGAATGAGAATGATTGATACTTGGGGTTACAGGCTGGCAGATCACCCAAATGACAAAGGCTTTAGAGCATGTTACAGAGCTGTGAAGAATCATAGCTTGTTACAG GACATTTCCTTTCATGGTTGTATCGAAGTAATTGGAGTTCAGAGTAAAATTATACAAGCCATGAGCCACTTAACCAGCCAAGATGCAG GGTTGACAATGGGCGCAAAGTGGTACAAAAATGGTTCGCGTCAGGGTAATGTTATCTTGTACAAGTTTGATAAATATCCTTATGGAGCTCTTGGCCCTGTCTCTTTTCTCTGGAGACAAACGCAAGAAACAGAAAGTTGCACTCCTGGCGACACggaaatgaaagaagaaaatgtcGACGAAAGTAAAGCCCCAAAGAGAAACATTGCAAACGTGAACGGTGAAATTTCTGAAAGAGGGAGAGATAGTCAGCTGTGGATCTGGGCCCATCCTGCAAGCTTCCAGTTAGTGTTTGATGCAATTACTGAAGCTTGCTGTTATGTTGGAAAGACTTCGGTGAAAAGGGATTGTAAAATTGCTGTGGAATGTCAAAGGGATGGGGTTGACAAACCAGAGGAATCTGTTGCTGAGGAAAGCTTGGCAAATGACGGTGAACATGCTGAGTTATCAGTAGCCTCCCTTCGCTTCGATTTAGTAAAATTTCGTCTCACGGGACCGCAATCACATGCTCTACTTGCAAGCACTTTGACACTGTTACAGGCCAATCCTTCAGGGAAAATGCACAAGGAATCCTCACGATGCGATCGGGATGACAGGGTCAAGAACACTTTGTTCTCCAATCGGTGTTGTGATACGGAGGGTGTTGCAAAGACTTTGGCGTCAAATGTATTATGGGAAAGTTTGAAGCAGGCCAGTTCTGCCGCAGTCCTTCCCCCTGGGTGTGTAATCGGCCTCACTGTGAGGGATCCACGTTTGGATTTGCCTGTCATGAAGTTGAGCATTTCTGATGCCACTGAAGAAATCAATTCAG AAGAGGCATTCAGCAATGTGGATGAAGCTGAGAATACGCTTGGCACCAAAAACAAGAAGCCGTGTTTTGAAGATATCCTGACTCACTGGCCAACAGATGTTGCTGGTTCGCACATATGGGATGAGCAAGTCCGCGCTGAAGTGAAAGAAGCGAAAATCCCAGAACACGAGTTAAACCGAAAGAGATCTGAGCTCCTAGTGCCGGGTTCCCTGCTGGCGTTGAGTGAGGAGGAGATATCCCATATTCCGTTGTTGCTTGTACAGCTGCCAGGTTGTCGTGAGG ATCACCATGGATATGCTGACTTTATCTCTGGATATGGGAGTGGTTGGGACATCATATTGCCGGCAGGATGGGCCATGCCTTTCTGGATAGCTCTTGTCTACCGAGGGGCGAGAGCGGGGGGTCTTCAGGAGGCTCATGCGCTAGCCCTTGAGCAAGGAGTTCCTTTCTTTCCCAATGACTTTCCAGACACTCCGGCCGGCGAGGCGTTCAATTCTAAGCTGAACGATGATGGAGAGGCCCGGCACAATAGATGTCCGCCAGCGAAGAGGCCAAACTATGATAAATTAGGCATGAAATGTCCGTACGGTCCACCATGGAGAGAGCTTGTTGACGAGTGGAGTTGTTGTGTGGATAAGTCCAGTGGTGAGAGACGTGAAGCACAAAAAAGCGCTAAAGCCACTTCCGTTGTAGCTTCTAAAATTGAGGACTCTGCTGACCAGCTTTGTGCTTTAGGAGGCACCTCCAAAGAAACTACTTCTCAATCAGCCGAAGCAGATGTTAATAAGGGTGGTCCTCAGATAGGTGGGCCTTCGGTCCAGCCTCTGTATGCCATGAGGTCGCAATCAAAGCTGTCCACCTTGCGTAATTTTGCTGCGCGTTGCCAACAAAGGCAGCTAAGCGGGGTAAATCGGCATAAGCTAGCGTTGGACGATTCCACTTTAACCTGCATCGTCAATAGTCACCAAAATGCTCTTGTGGGCGTGTTTTTGCGAATGACCAATCGAAGTGTCCCTGAACCCAATTCGTCGGTAGCGATTCCTGCCCAAAAGGACACCTCGAGTCTTGTGGCATGCAAGTCTTATGCCGGACCCGTTGAACCGCTGCAAAAAGGTTCGAGGGTTCAGTCTGACAAAAAGACTTTAAGGAACTCTTGTTCTAGGGAAATCATCGGGTTTGTCTCCTCGGGTCATTACTGCTTTTCCCGTGGGTGTGGGTGTGGGGTAGCGTTCTGTGCTCTTCCGGGTCTGGCGAAATTATTGATGTCTTCACGTTCCTCTGGGGGTCCTCTTGTGTTGGTGCGAGGACCTGGTACTCAACAATACCGATTTGCGCATTTTACGATATTGTAG
- the LOC137976488 gene encoding ribonucleases P/MRP protein subunit POP1-like isoform X2, which yields MSRECLLVFDTVRRWSFPLQMKNTGNKTQKTGEGAKKKSRRWRRKPKNLLEEYARRQRKHAWLETHIWHAKRMRMIDTWGYRLADHPNDKGFRACYRAVKNHSLLQDISFHGCIEVIGVQSKIIQAMSHLTSQDAGLTMGAKWYKNGSRQGNVILYKFDKYPYGALGPVSFLWRQTQETESCTPGDTEMKEENVDESKAPKRNIANVNGEISERGRDSQLWIWAHPASFQLVFDAITEACCYVGKTSVKRDCKIAVECQRDGVDKPEESVAEESLANDGEHAELSVASLRFDLVKFRLTGPQSHALLASTLTLLQANPSGKMHKESSRCDRDDRVKNTLFSNRCCDTEGVAKTLASNVLWESLKQASSAAVLPPGCVIGLTVRDPRLDLPVMKLSISDATEEINSEEAFSNVDEAENTLGTKNKKPCFEDILTHWPTDVAGSHIWDEQVRAEVKEAKIPEHELNRKRSELLVPGSLLALSEEEISHIPLLLVQLPGCREDHHGYADFISGYGSGWDIILPAGWAMPFWIALVYRGARAGGLQEAHALALEQGVPFFPNDFPDTPAGEAFNSKLNDDGEARHNRCPPAKRPNYDKLGMKCPYGPPWRELVDEWSCCVDKSSGERREAQKSAKATSVVASKIEDSADQLCALGGTSKETTSQSAEADVNKGGPQIGGPSVQPLYAMRSQSKLSTLRNFAARCQQRQLSGVNRHKLALDDSTLTCIVNSHQNALVGVFLRMTNRSVPEPNSSVAIPAQKDTSSLVACKSYAGPVEPLQKGSRVQSDKKTLRNSCSREIIGFVSSGHYCFSRGCGCGVAFCALPGLAKLLMSSRSSGGPLVLVRGPGTQQYRFAHFTIL from the exons ATGTCAAGAGAATGCCTGCTCGTCTTCGATACCGTGCGACGTTGGAG CTTTCCTCTACAGATGAAAAACACAGGCAACAAAACTCAGAAAACTGGGGAAGGAGCAAAGAAGAAAAGCAGACGCTGGCGTCGCAAGCCCAAAAACCTGCTTGAAGAGTATGCCCGCCGACAGCGGAAGCATGCCTGGTTAGAGACGCATATTTGGCATGCAAAGAGAATGAGAATGATTGATACTTGGGGTTACAGGCTGGCAGATCACCCAAATGACAAAGGCTTTAGAGCATGTTACAGAGCTGTGAAGAATCATAGCTTGTTACAG GACATTTCCTTTCATGGTTGTATCGAAGTAATTGGAGTTCAGAGTAAAATTATACAAGCCATGAGCCACTTAACCAGCCAAGATGCAG GGTTGACAATGGGCGCAAAGTGGTACAAAAATGGTTCGCGTCAGGGTAATGTTATCTTGTACAAGTTTGATAAATATCCTTATGGAGCTCTTGGCCCTGTCTCTTTTCTCTGGAGACAAACGCAAGAAACAGAAAGTTGCACTCCTGGCGACACggaaatgaaagaagaaaatgtcGACGAAAGTAAAGCCCCAAAGAGAAACATTGCAAACGTGAACGGTGAAATTTCTGAAAGAGGGAGAGATAGTCAGCTGTGGATCTGGGCCCATCCTGCAAGCTTCCAGTTAGTGTTTGATGCAATTACTGAAGCTTGCTGTTATGTTGGAAAGACTTCGGTGAAAAGGGATTGTAAAATTGCTGTGGAATGTCAAAGGGATGGGGTTGACAAACCAGAGGAATCTGTTGCTGAGGAAAGCTTGGCAAATGACGGTGAACATGCTGAGTTATCAGTAGCCTCCCTTCGCTTCGATTTAGTAAAATTTCGTCTCACGGGACCGCAATCACATGCTCTACTTGCAAGCACTTTGACACTGTTACAGGCCAATCCTTCAGGGAAAATGCACAAGGAATCCTCACGATGCGATCGGGATGACAGGGTCAAGAACACTTTGTTCTCCAATCGGTGTTGTGATACGGAGGGTGTTGCAAAGACTTTGGCGTCAAATGTATTATGGGAAAGTTTGAAGCAGGCCAGTTCTGCCGCAGTCCTTCCCCCTGGGTGTGTAATCGGCCTCACTGTGAGGGATCCACGTTTGGATTTGCCTGTCATGAAGTTGAGCATTTCTGATGCCACTGAAGAAATCAATTCAG AAGAGGCATTCAGCAATGTGGATGAAGCTGAGAATACGCTTGGCACCAAAAACAAGAAGCCGTGTTTTGAAGATATCCTGACTCACTGGCCAACAGATGTTGCTGGTTCGCACATATGGGATGAGCAAGTCCGCGCTGAAGTGAAAGAAGCGAAAATCCCAGAACACGAGTTAAACCGAAAGAGATCTGAGCTCCTAGTGCCGGGTTCCCTGCTGGCGTTGAGTGAGGAGGAGATATCCCATATTCCGTTGTTGCTTGTACAGCTGCCAGGTTGTCGTGAGG ATCACCATGGATATGCTGACTTTATCTCTGGATATGGGAGTGGTTGGGACATCATATTGCCGGCAGGATGGGCCATGCCTTTCTGGATAGCTCTTGTCTACCGAGGGGCGAGAGCGGGGGGTCTTCAGGAGGCTCATGCGCTAGCCCTTGAGCAAGGAGTTCCTTTCTTTCCCAATGACTTTCCAGACACTCCGGCCGGCGAGGCGTTCAATTCTAAGCTGAACGATGATGGAGAGGCCCGGCACAATAGATGTCCGCCAGCGAAGAGGCCAAACTATGATAAATTAGGCATGAAATGTCCGTACGGTCCACCATGGAGAGAGCTTGTTGACGAGTGGAGTTGTTGTGTGGATAAGTCCAGTGGTGAGAGACGTGAAGCACAAAAAAGCGCTAAAGCCACTTCCGTTGTAGCTTCTAAAATTGAGGACTCTGCTGACCAGCTTTGTGCTTTAGGAGGCACCTCCAAAGAAACTACTTCTCAATCAGCCGAAGCAGATGTTAATAAGGGTGGTCCTCAGATAGGTGGGCCTTCGGTCCAGCCTCTGTATGCCATGAGGTCGCAATCAAAGCTGTCCACCTTGCGTAATTTTGCTGCGCGTTGCCAACAAAGGCAGCTAAGCGGGGTAAATCGGCATAAGCTAGCGTTGGACGATTCCACTTTAACCTGCATCGTCAATAGTCACCAAAATGCTCTTGTGGGCGTGTTTTTGCGAATGACCAATCGAAGTGTCCCTGAACCCAATTCGTCGGTAGCGATTCCTGCCCAAAAGGACACCTCGAGTCTTGTGGCATGCAAGTCTTATGCCGGACCCGTTGAACCGCTGCAAAAAGGTTCGAGGGTTCAGTCTGACAAAAAGACTTTAAGGAACTCTTGTTCTAGGGAAATCATCGGGTTTGTCTCCTCGGGTCATTACTGCTTTTCCCGTGGGTGTGGGTGTGGGGTAGCGTTCTGTGCTCTTCCGGGTCTGGCGAAATTATTGATGTCTTCACGTTCCTCTGGGGGTCCTCTTGTGTTGGTGCGAGGACCTGGTACTCAACAATACCGATTTGCGCATTTTACGATATTGTAG